The Biomphalaria glabrata chromosome 1, xgBioGlab47.1, whole genome shotgun sequence sequence GCCTGTAGCAAAAGCATCTCCACTGGGATAGAATTTGACACTGTTTATATCAGACTCGTGCCCATCAAAGACTTGGACACAGTCTCCTGTTCTCATATCCCATACCATGGCTACTTTATCACAACCCTGGAACAAGACAATGGAAACAacaatttgatttgtttttcgtAGATAAATATGAGAGGACTCTGGTCAAATGTTGgagagccaaaaaaaaaaaaaaaaatgcataaatcttaaaattacttttcAAAAGAAGCCAATACATGTTGCCATGATaggtaaaaatctaattagctagtgatgttaaattttaaagttttaatccttcaatattttaagttaCTTAGAAATGAAAATTTATAATCACCcctgaaacaaatatatttccAGTTTCAGTAGGAGATAAGTCAATACTCATTACATCTCCAGCATGTCCATGGAAACTTTGAATCAGCTGGGCATTTTCTACATCCCATAATGCACAAGTACTATCACCACTTCCGGTCAAGAtctggaaaaaacaacaacaatgaataAGGTTTCTCACAAAGTTATGGGTAGCCCGAATGCACATATTTGAAAGACTGTAATAACATGTAACCCACATTTAAAATATGCATGtccacttttttttctacaaagttCTAATTCTCTTTAAAACTGATTGACAATTGAATGTTTGCCAACAAGTGAACTAGGGTAGAGATTAAGCCTACCTGATGATCTGAGCTGGTAAAAGAACAGCAAGACAAATAACTGGTGTGTGTGGCTACAGCTTTTTTCTTTGTTGCTGGATCTTCTTCCATACTCAGTGGATACAGAGTACACTTGTTATCTAGACCACTGATAGAAATTTTAGGAGAAAGTAGTTTCAGTTACAACTCCTGAGTGGAATTTCATGCATTTATTTTAACTAAAATTCATTAATCCAAAAATATCAAACAtggttaaaaatttaattaaaaaaaaaaaaaaacaagaaaaaaacataaaaatacttttttaaaacaaagcttagttagtagtatcaattagtttggatgagtcatgtatttaaatttgtaatagagctaaactaacaacaataaatctgcatgattacaaatgtttttaccagttgtttttgtttagcacaatttcatgcttttagttttctcaatgcactatgaccctatcacttgtctggaccagttggaaaggggtagaGGAAGAAAGAAGTGGTTATCTGGGTgatggctttttaaatgcatttataaaaataaaaagggagtttattgactaattggttaatttttaaaaaaattaattcttgttttgttaggtaaaagaaataattgtgcaaaatttaaacttCATTCGAGatcgggtgtgggagaaataacctgtacgagctttttaccagacagacagactgagttgatataagctttgtaaaaattaatctGAATGCTTACCCACAAGCGACCACATTTCCAGATGGCCCATATGAACAGGCCATAACCCAGGTGGTAGGCATTGTTATAGCATGTTCCTTAAACaataagaataaaatattaatgttcCATTTTGTGTGTTTAAGTGTTTACAAGTTTACACTTCCCAAAAGCCCAACTAAAATATCTGGAGAGAGACATTGTAATCAATCTCATTAGAAATTATAGCTTATTGGTTCCATGATTAGCAGGATTTTCAGAACTGTATTTAGGCTGTCAACAAGGACTGATCTTCAAATACATTCAAGATTATCAGCCATAGATAGAATACTTCCAGGGCTAAATTACTGACTAAGAAACAGAAATATAAGGtttaagacaaataaaaaaaaaatatgtaaatccACTAGAAATGATGAGGAAAAAAAGCAtatcttagtaaaaaaaaaattaattatgaggTCTTAATTGATATGGTACTGAGCCTTATCTCAAAGCTTGCCTTATCTTAAAACTTGCAAATAAGCTTAACAAAATGGAACAAATAaccaaaacaacaaactttatTTGTGGTAAAAGCATCCCAGATTAACATTTTTCCATCTTGGGATGAGCTAACTATGTGTCTTTTGTCAGATGACCAGTCCATGCATAATACTTTTCCTTGGtgtccttttaaagttcttcttggtttaatattaaagttTTGTAAACTTTCCAAACGTTGGCCGATAACACAATCTATTTGAATAGAAAAAATGAAAGAACcttaaatagttttgtttttacaaagctgaattaacaaaaatattttatagcaTTTTAAATATTCTACAGCTTTTCATATTTGAGAATAAAGGTTTTTACTAAATGAGTTTCAGGTGTTTCTTCAGAATATTTTACATCCCA is a genomic window containing:
- the LOC106074051 gene encoding guanine nucleotide-binding protein subunit beta-5-like — protein: MYAEINMATEALRAENPDSIEALSREAESLKARLSEEKAKLNDLDYCVIGQRLESLQNFNIKPRRTLKGHQGKVLCMDWSSDKRHIVSSSQDGKMLIWDAFTTNKEHAITMPTTWVMACSYGPSGNVVACGGLDNKCTLYPLSMEEDPATKKKAVATHTSYLSCCSFTSSDHQILTGSGDSTCALWDVENAQLIQSFHGHAGDVMSIDLSPTETGNIFVSGGCDKVAMVWDMRTGDCVQVFDGHESDINSVKFYPSGDAFATGSDDATCRLFDLRADREVNCYKKDSIIFGCNAVDFSVSGRVLFGGYNDYTVNVWDALKGTRITILYCHDNRVSCLGVSPDGTSLCTGSWDYTLRVWA